The DNA window GCGCTGGCGCAGGAATCGACGCCGACGCCGTCGTTCGACCGTCCGGGCATTTCCTTCTCGACCGCCACCCTGCCGCGCGGCGCGTTCGCCTGGGAACAGGGCCTTCCGGATTTCGAGCGCGACCGCGGCGGCGGTGCGCGGCGCACGCTGTACAGCGCCAACACCAATCTGCGCCTGGGCTTGAGCGACCGGGTCGAATTGCAGTTGTCGGGCTCGCCCTACAACCGCTTGCGCGAGCGCGACGCGCACGGGCGCCGCTCGCGCCACGGCGCCGGCGACACCGGGCTGGCGCTGAAAGCGGCGCTGCCGAGTTCGCACGAGGCCTTCTCGTGGGCGGTGCTGGCCGGCGTCGCCGCCGCCAGCGGCGATCGCGAGTTCAGCAACGGCGCGACCCAGTACACGCTGGGCACCACGCTCGGCTACGACTTCGACGAACGCCTGGCCGGCGCGCTGTACGTCAATCTCGACCGCAGCGACGGCGTCGACACCTGGACCTGGTCGCCGAGCCTGAGCCTGGCGCTGAACGACCGCACCGCGGTCTACGTCGAAGCCGGCCTGTCGCGCAGCGACCACGCGTCGACCACCTCGGTCGCAGGCGGCGGGGTCACCTGGATGGCGACCCCGCGGGTGCAACTCGACGCCTCCTTCGACGTCGGCCTGGACCGCAACAGCCCCGATTTAACGGGGGGTGTTGGGGCGTCGTTCTACTTCGACTGAACCGCGCAACGCCGCGGCCGTGCCCACGCCGGTGGCGATCGCCGCGGCGTAGTCCGGGGCCTGCGTGCCCGCCGATTCGTAGGTCCACAGGAAGCCGCCGCCGATGCCGTCGCTGGCCCATTGCGCGTACTGCTGCTGGACCTGGTTCGGGGTCGAATCGGTGGACACGCCGGGGATCACGAAGCTGGCCGGGAAACCGGCGCCGAGCTTCTGCCGCAGCGCCTGGATCCAGTCGTCCGGATCGTTGCCGGCGCCGCCGGAATAGCACTGCAGGTTGAACGCGATCACCAGGCCGGGGTCGGTCTTCTCCAGTTCGGCCAGGCAGCCGACCCAGAAGTCCGGGTTGTAGTAGGGGCAGAAGGTGACGTGGAAGCCGATCTTGCCGAGCATGCGGCTGAATTCGACCACCAGCTTGGTGTCCTGCATTTCCTCGTCGTCCAGGTCGATCGCCTCGATCGCCGGGAAGGTTTTCTTCAGCGCGACCAGATTCTGGTACAGCGGGTTCTTCTCGCTGATGCCGTATTCGGCGATGAGCTTCTGGATGTTGGCGTAGTCGCCCACGCCGCCGCCGCCGATCGACAACCAGACGCGTTCGATCCCGGTCTTGCCCTGGGTCAGCGAATTGACCAACGGCACCCACTCGGCCGGGCCGACGTACTTGCCGTTGGCGAAGATTTCGGTGTCGTTGTAGTACAGATCGCCCTTGTAGGTGTCCGGCGCCGGCGGCGACTTGTCCTGGTAGTGCGGGTGCGCCAGCGCCAGGATCGCGGTGTTGAACTTGGAGTTCTTGAGTCCTTCGATGTAGCTCTTGCCGCCGGTCTTGGAGAACAGGCCTTCGCAGTAAGCGGCGACGACGGGCGCGGTGATCGTAGGCATGATCGACTCCTTGGTGGGGGGTGGCGTAGGGGTGAACGCGCCGGTTCCGTCGCTGCGGACAGGCCCGGACCGCGGATGTTCGGTTCTGGGACGCACGGCGCGGGCGCGGCGGGCGCGTGGTCGCCCGGCCTATAGATTCGGTGAGCGTGGCGGCGGCGCCGGCGGCGAAAGAGGCTCGGTCGGCGCGGTCTGAATGCGTCCATCCGACTGCGTTCGCCCGCGCTCTCAGCACTGCGACCGCGCGCTCAGCGCCGGATTGCGACCGCGATGCGGGTTCGCCGCGTTTCGCGCCCAGCCCGGCGCAGGCGCAGGCCGTGGCGGCGCGCGCGCGACGGTGCTAGCGTCGGCGGCATTGGCGCGCCGCCGGGTGCGCACCGCTTCGAGACCGTGGGGGATCCGATGCGCCGTGGGTTCCGTTCCGGCCGCCTGGCCGTCCGTCCGTCGTCGTCGCCTCTGGCCTGGGCCGCGGCGCTGTGCCTGCTGGCCGCCTGCCAGCGCACCGCGCCGGTGCCGGCGCGGGACGTCCACGACACTGCCCCCGGCGCCGATGCGCGGCGGATCGAGGCCGACGTGCGCTTTCTCGCCGACGACCTGCTCGAAGGCCGCGAAACCGGCACCCGCGGCTACGACCTGGCCGCGCTCTACGTCGCCCAGCGCCTGCGCGCGATCGGCCTGCAGCCGGCCGGCGACGACGGCGGCTATTTCCAACGCGTGCCCTTGTTGCGCGCGCAGCGGGTCGACGGCGGCGGCAGCCTGATCGTGCACCGGCCCGGCGCGACGGTGGCGCTGAAGTACCGCGAACAGTTCCTGCCGCAACTCGACTTCGACCGTTCGCAGGCGCGGGTGGCGGCGCCGGCGGTGTTCGTCGGCCAGGCGGTGCATGCGCCGGAACTCGATTACGACGACTTCGCCGGGCTCGATCTGCGCGGCAAGATCGCGGTGCTGCTGCACGGCGCACCGGCGCGTTTCGACATCGACCGGCGCGCGTTCTACAGCTCGATGCAGGAAAAGTTCGCCGCCCTGGTCGCGCGCGGCGCGGTCGGCGCGGTGATCGTCGCCAGCGAGGACGAGGAGCAGCGCCAGCCGTGGGCGCGCAGCGCGCAGAACTGGGCGCGGCCGGGCATGCGCCTGCGCGGCGCCGACGGCCGCGCGCTGGACACGTTTCCGCAACTGCAGGTCGTCGCCAGCGTCTGCGCCGCAGCCGCACCGCTGCTGCTCGACGCCGGCGGCCGCAGCGCGCGCCAGGTGTTCCGCGACGCGCGCGAAGGAAGCCTGCGCGGTTACGACTTGCCGGGCACGCTGGAGCTGTCGTCGCTGACCCGGATCGCGCCGACGCAATCGCGCAACGTCGTCGCGCGCCGTCCCGGCGCCGACCCGGCGCTGGCGCGCGAGCACGTATTGTTCAGCGCCCATCTCGATCATGTCGGCATCGGCGCGCCGGTGCGCGGCGATGCGATCTACAACGGCGCACTCGACAACGCCTTGGGCGTGGCCATTCTGCTGGAAGCCGCACAGCAGCTGGCGCGGGCACCGTCGCCGCCGCAGCGCTCGCTGCTGTTCCTGGCGGTGACCGGCGAAGAGAAGGGCCTGCTCGGCGCGCACTGGTACGCCCGCCATCCCAGCGTGGCGCGCGAGTCGATCGTCGCCAACATCAATATGGACATGCCGGTGCTGCTGACCCCGACCCGCGACGCGGTGCCGGTCGGGGTCGAGCATTCCAGCCTGCAGGCGACGCTCGAGCGCGCCGCCGGCGAGGTCGGCCTGCGCCTGAGTCCGGACCCCAACCCGGAAGAAAGCGTGTTCATCCGCAGCGACCAGTACGCCTTCATCCGCGCCGGCATCCCCGCGGTGTACCTGACCGGCGGCATCCAGGCGCAAGCCGCCGGCACCGACGGCCGCGCGGTGCTGCGCGAGTTCCTGCGCGAGCGCTATCACCAGCCCGGCGACGACGTCTCCCAGCCGATCCAGTACGCCGACGCGGCGCGGCTGGCGCGGCTCAACGCGCGCATCGGCCAACGGGTCGCCGACGACCCGGAGCGGCCGCGCTGGAACCGCGGCGATTTCTTCGCCGAGCGCTTCGCCCGGCCGACGACCGCCGCCGCGAAAACGGCCGCGCCGTAGCCGAAGGCGGCGCCGAGCGCGTGACATACTGCGGCGATGACTGCGACCGCGATGAAGACCCTCGGCCTGCTCGGCGGCATGAGCTGGGAATCGACCCTGCCGTACTACCGCCAGATCAACGAAACCGTGCGCGAACGCCTCGGCGGCCTGCATTCGGCGCGCCTGCTGCTGTACAGCGTCGACTTCGCCGAAGTCGAACGCCTGCAGCACGCCGGCGACTGGGTCGCGGCCGGCGCCCTGCTCGGCCGGGCCGCCTGCAGCCTGCGCGACGGCGGCGCGCAACTGCTGGTGATCTGCACCAACACCATGCACAAGGTCGCCGACGCGATCGAAGCCGCTTCGGGCTTGCCGCTGCTGCACATCGCCGACCCCACCGGCGCGGCGATCCGCGCCGCCGGGCTGAGCCGCGTCGGCCTGCTCGGCACGCGCTTCACCATGGAGCAGGATTTCTATCGCCGCCGCTTGGCCGAACGCCACGGCCTGGAGGTGATCGTGCCCGAGGCCGAGGCGCGCGAGCGCGTGCATCGGATCATCTACGACGAGCTGTGCCTGGGCCGGATCCGCGACGAGTCGCGGCGCGAATACCAGGCCATCATCGCCGGCCTGGTCGCCCAGGGGGCGCAAGGCGTGATCCTGGGCTGCACCGAGATCGGCCTGCTGATCGGCCCGGACGACGTCGCGGTTCCGCGCTTCGACACCGCCGCCTTGCACGCGCGCGCCGCGGCGCTGGCGGCGATCGGCCAGATCGATGGGAGGCAGGGGGGTGAGCTCGCTTGATTTCCCCGGTCCGCCCAGAACCGGGGCCGCATCGACTGGCCGCTGCGCGCGAATGCGGCCACACTGCTAACGACGCGACGCAAGGAGCCATCGCATGAACGACAGCGCCAACCCCGGCTGGTGGAGCCGGCATTGGAAATGGGCGGTGCCGACCGGCTGCCTGAGCCTGATCCTGTTGGCCGGGCTGATGCTGGGCGCCCTGGTCGTGTTCGGCCTCGGCGGGCTGGGCGGGCTGATGAAGCCGGGCGAGCCCTTCCGCCACGCCGCCGGCCTGGCGCGCAACGACCCGGCGGTGATCGCCGCGCTCGGCACGCCGCTGGATTCGGGCTGGATGCGCAGCGGCCGCTTCGACATGAACGACGATCGCGGCGAAGTCGACGCGGTGTTCCCGCTGCGCGGCCCCAAGGGCGAGGCCGAGGTGCATCTGCGCGGCGAACGCAGCGACGGCCGCTGGACTTACTCGCGCATCGAGGTCGAACTCGACGACGGCCGCCGCATCGACTTGCTCGCGCCGCCGGCGCCGACCGCGCTTCCGCCGCAGGCGCCGGCCGCGGCCCCGCAAGACACCGCCACCGAAGAGCCCGAACCGGACGCCCCGGCGAGCGACCCCTGAAACGCGCTCAGCGCGCCGGCAGCGGCAGGCCGCGGAAGGATTTGACCGTGCGCAGCACCAGGCTGGAATTGATGTCGGCGCCGCCGGCCTGGTTGAGCAGGCGATCGAGCAGGAAGCGCGACAGGTGGTCGAGGTCGCGCACCACGATCTGCAGCAGATAGTCCATGTCGCCGGTCAGCGCATAACAGGCGATCACCTCGTCCCAACTGCCGACGAATTCGGCGAAGGCGTTCACCGCCTCGCTGTCGTGGCGGCCCAGCCGCACCCGCACGAAGGCCTGCAGGCCCAGGCCCAGGCGCTCGGGATCGACCTCGGCGCGGTAGCCGGCGATCACGCCCTCGCGTTCCAGCCGCTGCACCCGGCGCAGACAGGCCGAGGCCGACAGGTGCACGCGCTCGGCCAACTCGGCATTGGTCAGGCGGCCTTCGCGCTGCAGCTCGGCGAGCAGCACGATGTCGGTGCGGTCCAGTTCGATCGTGGCCATTCGCTGCGCCCTTCGGCTGATTGACGCAACGATATTGCGCCAATCCCGCCACAGCGCGCAACAACGCAAACCTATTGCGCCGACCCACGGTTACAGTCGTAGCGTCCCCTTCGGGACGTACGGAGCGTTCCATGGCCACTCAGTCCACCCCGCAGCGCGTCGAACACCAGCTCACCGACAAGGGCTACGTCCCGGTCTATACCACCGCCGTGGTCGAGCAGCCGTGGGCTTCGTATTCGAGCCAGGACCATGCGGTGTGGGCGCAGTTGTTCGAGCGCCAGCAGCAGGTGCTGGTCGGCCGCGCCAGCGACGAGTTCCTGGCCGCCCAGCGCGCCATGCACATGAGCCCCGACCGAATCCCGAAGTTCGACGACCTCAACCGGGTACTGCGCGCACACACCGGCTGGGAGCTGGTCGGCGTCGAAGGTCTGCTGCCCGAATTGACCTTTTTCGATCACCTGGCCAACCGCCGCTTCCCTGTGACCTGGTGGATCCGCCGCGCCGACCAAATCGACTACTTGTCCGAACCGGACCTGTTCCACGACCTGTTCGGCCACGTGCCGCTGCTGATGAACCCGGTGTTCGCCGACTACATGCAGGCCTACGGCCGCGGCGGGGTGAAAGCGCACGGCATCAACCCCGAAGCGCTGGTGCACCTGACCCGGCTGTACTGGTACACGGTCGAATTCGGCCTGATCCGACAGGCCGACGGACTGCGCATCTACGGCAGCGGCATCGTCTCGTCCAAGAGCGAATCGATCCACTGCCTGGAATCGAACGCGCCGAACCGGATCGGCTTCGATCTGGAGCGGATCATGCGCACCCGCTACCGCATCGACACTTTCCAGAAGACCTACTTCGTCATCGACAGCTTCGAACAGCTGATGCAGGCGACGACCCCGGACTTCACCCCGATCTACGAACGCCTGGCCCGGCAGGACTCGATCCCGGCCGGCGAGGTGCTGCCCGACGACCGCGTGTTCAACCGCGGCACCGGCGAGGGCTGGCTGGCGGACGGGGACGTCTGAGCGTAGCGATCCCGCCGCGTTTCCCAGCGACATGAACCGCTCCTTGTAGGAGCGGCGTAAGCCGCGACCGCCGAAGCGACATCGCGCCCTGTCCGTCATCGAGGCCAGCGCTACGATTTTGTTCGCCGATACCGCATGACCGTCTTCGGCCACTGCGCTCGCGACCACCGCTGCGCTGGTCGCGGCTTACGCCGCTCCTACAGGCGGACGGCGGCGCGATGTGGCGGCATGGCGTCAGCCGGCCACGGCCAAAGGCTTCGCGCCGGCGCGCGCGATCGAGGCGGTCGCCAGCAACTCGCCGGCCAGTTCGCGAGCCGCTTGGCGCAACTCCGGCACCGCGGTGATCTCCCAACGCTGCGCGCGCAGCAAAGGGCCGATCGCGTACAAGCCCCTCACCGCGCCGCCCTGGGCGTCCAGGACTTCGAAGCGGTCGGAGGCGCGCAGCCCCAGACCCAGCGGGTCGGCCGCGACCAGGCCCGATTCGCGCAGGTGCGCGATCAAGGGGTGGGTGGTGCGCTCGATGTCGGTGTCCAGGCCGGTGGCGCGGATCAGCACGTCGTAACGCTCCTGCAGCAGGGCGTCGTCGCCGCGCTCGCGGATCAGCACGTCGACCGAATCGGCGCCGCGGCGCGCGCGCACCAGGCGGCCGGCGCGGATGCGCAGGCGGCCGTGTTCGCGCAGGCGCAGCAGTTCCTCGGCCAGTTGCGGCGCGATCCGATGGCGTGCCGCCTCCCAGTACGAACGCAGGTGACGCAGGAAGCTGCCGCGCTGCGCCAAGGGCATGCCGCGCCAGAACGCCTGCAGGTGCGGACGCAGCGCGTCGACCAGACTGCGCCAGTCGTCGACCACCGGCATCAGACTGCGCAGCGCGCGCGACAGTGCGCGCGGTGCGTGCGTTTGCAGCGCCTGCAGCACCGTCGGCGGCAAGGCGATCGGCGGCGGCGGGTACTCGCCGTGGGCTCGCGGCAGCAGGCCGTGCCGCGACAAAGCGACGATCGGACCGCGGTGGCCGCGGCGGTGCAAGGTCACGACCACGTCGGCCATGGTCAGGCCGGTGCCGACGATCAGCAGGCGCGCGTCCGGGTCGATCGCATCGATGGCACCGTCCTGCCATGGCCAGCCCAGGTAACTGGAATGGATCGCCAACCTCGGCCCGACGCCCGCCAGCGGCTGCGGCGGCAGCGCGCCGACCGCGAGCACGACCTTGTCGCTGAGGAAATCGCTGCCGTCGGCGAGGTGGATGCGTAAACCCGAGGCCGCGCGTTCCACCGCCACCGCTTCCTGACGGATCTGGTTGAACGCCGCCGCACTGCCGGCCAGCGCGGCCTGCAGCTGCGCATGCAGGTATTCGCCGTACAACAACCGCGGCAGATAGCTGCTGCGCGCGCGATCGGTGAGGTTGAGCCAGTCGGCGAAGCCGCCGGGATGGTCGGGTGTCGCGCCCAGTTCGCTGGCGCGCACGTTGAGCAGGTGCTCCGGGCGCGCTTCGCCGTAAGCCACGCCGCGGCCGTAGCTCTCGCCGATGCCGACCAGGCACAGCTCCACGCCCGGCCCCGCCTGTCCGACCAGTTCGCGCGCCAAGGCGCTGCCGCTGAAACCCGCTCCGACGATGGTGATGCGCATGCCGCCCCCGCTCGTATGTGAGGAGGCTCCGTTCTAGTGGATCGCGTACGTCGCTGCGTAAAGCGGCGGTTACCGGTTCGTAAATCGGCGCGGACGATGCGGAACCTCGTCATGGCGACACGGCATGAGCGCGGTCGCCGAATTGCAATGAGGGTCGCAGTGCGGCTTTTTCCGGCGCGGATCGCATCGCGTCGGCCCGCATCGCAACGGTGCGCCGAAGCCTGTGGATCCGCGCTTTCGTGGGGACGACGGTCGAAGGCGACGCGGCGACGCCCACGGCCACCTCGGTTATGGGTGGAAGACCGCCGCGCCTCCCCTACCGTCCTCCCCGCGAAAGCGCGGACCCAGAGCTTCATCCAGGCA is part of the Lysobacter firmicutimachus genome and encodes:
- a CDS encoding M20/M25/M40 family metallo-hydrolase, whose product is MRRGFRSGRLAVRPSSSPLAWAAALCLLAACQRTAPVPARDVHDTAPGADARRIEADVRFLADDLLEGRETGTRGYDLAALYVAQRLRAIGLQPAGDDGGYFQRVPLLRAQRVDGGGSLIVHRPGATVALKYREQFLPQLDFDRSQARVAAPAVFVGQAVHAPELDYDDFAGLDLRGKIAVLLHGAPARFDIDRRAFYSSMQEKFAALVARGAVGAVIVASEDEEQRQPWARSAQNWARPGMRLRGADGRALDTFPQLQVVASVCAAAAPLLLDAGGRSARQVFRDAREGSLRGYDLPGTLELSSLTRIAPTQSRNVVARRPGADPALAREHVLFSAHLDHVGIGAPVRGDAIYNGALDNALGVAILLEAAQQLARAPSPPQRSLLFLAVTGEEKGLLGAHWYARHPSVARESIVANINMDMPVLLTPTRDAVPVGVEHSSLQATLERAAGEVGLRLSPDPNPEESVFIRSDQYAFIRAGIPAVYLTGGIQAQAAGTDGRAVLREFLRERYHQPGDDVSQPIQYADAARLARLNARIGQRVADDPERPRWNRGDFFAERFARPTTAAAKTAAP
- a CDS encoding Lrp/AsnC family transcriptional regulator; translation: MATIELDRTDIVLLAELQREGRLTNAELAERVHLSASACLRRVQRLEREGVIAGYRAEVDPERLGLGLQAFVRVRLGRHDSEAVNAFAEFVGSWDEVIACYALTGDMDYLLQIVVRDLDHLSRFLLDRLLNQAGGADINSSLVLRTVKSFRGLPLPAR
- a CDS encoding transporter, with the translated sequence MRAGFAAVALAAMAWPALAQESTPTPSFDRPGISFSTATLPRGAFAWEQGLPDFERDRGGGARRTLYSANTNLRLGLSDRVELQLSGSPYNRLRERDAHGRRSRHGAGDTGLALKAALPSSHEAFSWAVLAGVAAASGDREFSNGATQYTLGTTLGYDFDERLAGALYVNLDRSDGVDTWTWSPSLSLALNDRTAVYVEAGLSRSDHASTTSVAGGGVTWMATPRVQLDASFDVGLDRNSPDLTGGVGASFYFD
- the phhA gene encoding phenylalanine 4-monooxygenase, translating into MATQSTPQRVEHQLTDKGYVPVYTTAVVEQPWASYSSQDHAVWAQLFERQQQVLVGRASDEFLAAQRAMHMSPDRIPKFDDLNRVLRAHTGWELVGVEGLLPELTFFDHLANRRFPVTWWIRRADQIDYLSEPDLFHDLFGHVPLLMNPVFADYMQAYGRGGVKAHGINPEALVHLTRLYWYTVEFGLIRQADGLRIYGSGIVSSKSESIHCLESNAPNRIGFDLERIMRTRYRIDTFQKTYFVIDSFEQLMQATTPDFTPIYERLARQDSIPAGEVLPDDRVFNRGTGEGWLADGDV
- a CDS encoding aspartate/glutamate racemase family protein gives rise to the protein MKTLGLLGGMSWESTLPYYRQINETVRERLGGLHSARLLLYSVDFAEVERLQHAGDWVAAGALLGRAACSLRDGGAQLLVICTNTMHKVADAIEAASGLPLLHIADPTGAAIRAAGLSRVGLLGTRFTMEQDFYRRRLAERHGLEVIVPEAEARERVHRIIYDELCLGRIRDESRREYQAIIAGLVAQGAQGVILGCTEIGLLIGPDDVAVPRFDTAALHARAAALAAIGQIDGRQGGELA
- a CDS encoding FAD/NAD(P)-binding protein translates to MRITIVGAGFSGSALARELVGQAGPGVELCLVGIGESYGRGVAYGEARPEHLLNVRASELGATPDHPGGFADWLNLTDRARSSYLPRLLYGEYLHAQLQAALAGSAAAFNQIRQEAVAVERAASGLRIHLADGSDFLSDKVVLAVGALPPQPLAGVGPRLAIHSSYLGWPWQDGAIDAIDPDARLLIVGTGLTMADVVVTLHRRGHRGPIVALSRHGLLPRAHGEYPPPPIALPPTVLQALQTHAPRALSRALRSLMPVVDDWRSLVDALRPHLQAFWRGMPLAQRGSFLRHLRSYWEAARHRIAPQLAEELLRLREHGRLRIRAGRLVRARRGADSVDVLIRERGDDALLQERYDVLIRATGLDTDIERTTHPLIAHLRESGLVAADPLGLGLRASDRFEVLDAQGGAVRGLYAIGPLLRAQRWEITAVPELRQAARELAGELLATASIARAGAKPLAVAG
- a CDS encoding cytochrome c oxidase assembly factor Coa1 family protein; its protein translation is MNDSANPGWWSRHWKWAVPTGCLSLILLAGLMLGALVVFGLGGLGGLMKPGEPFRHAAGLARNDPAVIAALGTPLDSGWMRSGRFDMNDDRGEVDAVFPLRGPKGEAEVHLRGERSDGRWTYSRIEVELDDGRRIDLLAPPAPTALPPQAPAAAPQDTATEEPEPDAPASDP